The following is a genomic window from Geobacillus subterraneus.
CAGCGCCAGTTCGTCGCCGACGCCTCTCATGAGCTGCGGACGCCGCTCAGCGTCGTCTTCTCGTCCGTCGAGGCGCTTTCGCTTGAGGAGGATGTGATGAAAAACGACTTTGCCCGCCGCCTGCTCGACCGCCTGCGTGACGAATTGAAGCGAATCACGAAACTGATGAACGACTTGTTGACGCTCGCCCGCGCGGATGCGAAACACGCCGCGCTGGAGCTTTCAAAACAAACGTTCGATTTCCGCCCGCACGCCGAGCGCACGTTCCAGCTCATGTCGGAACTGGCGGCGAAAAAACAGATTACGATGCATTTTCACGCTCCCGAGCAAGCGCTCGTCACCGCTGACCCGGACAAATTGACGCAGCTGTTGTACATTTTGCTCGACAACGCGATCAAATACACCCCCGAAGGCGGCGAGGTGACGCTGTCGATCCGCACCGAGCCAAAGCACGTGTTCCTTTCCGTCAAAGACACCGGCATCGGCATCCCGCCGGAAGACATCGGCCGCATTTTCGACCGCTTTTACCGCGTCGACAAAGCGCGCTCGCGCCAACAAGGCGGCCACGGCCTCGGGCTGTCGATCGCCAAATGGATCGTCGACGCCCACGGCGGCGCGATCCACGTCCATAGTCAAATCGGGAAAGGAACCGAATTTCTTGTTCGTCTTCCTCGCTAAATCCAGGGGGCAAAACAGTAAGGCGAAGGCTTCCTTCCCCTAACAGAACGTGCCGTTGAGTGAGAAAAACGAAACATCATACTTTGTTGCTGTTGCAAACCGAACATATTCATGTTATGATTCAAAACGTAATGACCAAATTGTCCATTTAGTCAAAAATGAAGGATGAATGCCCATGTCGGATAAAAAACAACAAATTATTGATGCCGCCACTCAATCATTTTCGCTGTTCGGCTACAAAGCAACGACAATGGATCAAGTAGCGAAGATGGCTAATGTCGGCAAAGGAACGATTTATACATTTTTCAAAAGCAAAGAAGAGCTGCTTGACCATATCGTTTCCTCTGTTATATCCGAAATTAAGCATGAAGCGGATGCGGCTATGGATGATCGTTTGCCGTTCAGCGAAAACGTCCAACGCGCCTTGCAGCGTATTTTTACATTCCGTCAAGAACATGAATTAACCATCAAACTTTTGCAAGAAATGCGGGATATTGGCACCGCAGCTGTACAAGATGTGATGAAACGCCTTGATCGCGAAATGATTGCCTATATTCGCGAAAAAATTGAAGAAGCGATGGCAAAAGGGGACATTCGCTCTTGCGATCCAGAGTTAACGGCATTTTTCATGTTTAAAATGTACATCGCATTAAGCATTGAATGGGAAAAAGATCACGAACCATTGTCTCAACAAACCATTGCCGAACTGTTTGATCTGTATTTGCTGAAAGGATTGTCTCCATGATAATCCTTCTCTTTTCGGAGCGAAATGACTAAATGGACAAATCAGTCAGAATTATAAACAAAGGAGGTTCGGGCATGCACGCATTTCAATTATGGTTAAAAGAATGGAAGGCCATTCTGTCCAACCGCAAAGTGCTGATTCCTGTCATAGCTGTATTATTCATCCCTCTTCTATACAGCGGCATGTTTCTATGGGCATTTTGGGATCCATACGATCATTTGGATGAACTTCCCGTCGCTGTAGTCAACCAAGACAAAGGGGCGGTTCTCAACGGCAAAGAGATTCATCTTGGGGAAGATCTTGTCGAAAAGTTAAAAGAGAACAAGCAGTTTGACTGGCATTTTGTAACCGAACATGAAGGGGAAAAAGGGTTAAAAGAACAAAAGTATTATATGCTCATTCAAATCCCTGACGATTTTTCCCGGAATGCGACAACGCTGCAAGACGATCATCCGAAAAAACTGCAGCTCATTTACAAACCGAATGAGGGATTTAACTTTCTATCGGCACAAATCGGCGAAACTGCAGTTGAAAAAATAAAAAACGAAGTAGCGAACGCCATAACAGAAACATATGCCGAAAGCATGTTTGATACGATTCAAACTGTCGCTGACGGATTGACAAACGCGAGCGACGGAGCCGCACAACTGCATGACGGACTCAGCCAAGCACAAGACGGAACAAACCGACTGTATGATGGCATGAAAAAAGCACAAGACGGAACTGAAACGTTATATCACCATTTAGCGACACTCGCGGAAAAATCCGTGAGCTTTACTGACGGACTGCACCAAGCTGCCAGTGGCTCATTGCAAGTTCAAACCGGGTCCGAAGCGCTTTACAACGGGATGAAACAGATGACCGCTGGGCAAGAGAAACTCCTCTCCGGAGCAAAGCAGGCTCAGCAAGGAGCAGCGAATCTTGCTTCAGGGACAAGACGCGTATATGAGGGAATGCAAGCGCTCGACGCCCGCACTCCGCAGCTTTTGCAAGGATCTGAACAATTGAGCGATGGAGCAGCAAAGCTCACAGCTTCATTGGCTCAGTGGCAGGAAGGAGCCGAACAAGTTCACACAGGTGCGGCCCAAATCACAAGCGGTCTTAAGCAGTTGGGCGCGCAGCTGGACGTGCTCATCAAGACAACTCCTCAAGCGCAACAGAGAGCCGTATATGAGCAATTAAAAGAACAAATCATGAAACTATCATCGGGAAGCCAGCAAGTCGAAAACGGCCTTGCGCAGTTAAATAGCGGCGCCCAATCGTTGCACTCTGGAGCCTCTTCTTTGCACGAAGGAGCCCAACAGCTGCATGAAGGGCACATCGCTCTCGATCGCGGAGTCGATGAACTGCTTGCCGGTCAACAACAACTTGTCAATGGCGCAGACGCACTGGCGAATGGCCAAGAACAACTCGTCAGCGGCATGAAAACAATGTATGACAAAATGCAAGAAGCTGCACAAGGAGCAAGCCAGCTTGCCCATGGCAGTGGAACACTTTCTTCAGGCCTGCAAACATTGGCTCAAGGAGCGGATCAGCTTCAAGATGGTACGCGCCAGTTGAGGGACGGTTCACAACAAGTAGCGGCTGGAACGAAGGAATTAACGAACGGGACAAAACATTTGCAAGATGGTGTCAACCAACTGACAGACGGCTCGAAAGAATTGGCGGATAAATTGAAAGAAGGAGCCGAACAAGCAAGCGATGTCAAAGCCAATAAGGCTGTCTACGACATGTTTGCCCAACCAGTGAATCTCCACAAGGAAGAAATCAATAAAGTGCCGAACTACGGAACAGGGTTTACGCCGTACTTCTTATCACTTGGATTGTTTGTCGGAGCGCTGTTGCTTTCCATCGTCTTTCCGCTTCGCGAACCAGCGGAGATTCCGCGTTCACCATTGCATTGGTTTTTGGCTAAATTCGGCGTCTTGATCGGCATCGGGATTTTGCAAGCACTGCTGGCGGATGTCGTGTTGCTGGTTGGACTCGATTTACACGTAAAAAGCGTCCCGCTCTTTATCGTGTTTAGCATTGTCACTAGCATCACATTTTTATCTGTCATTCAATTTCTTGTTACCGTGTTCGGCGATCCAGGAAGATTTATCGCGATTGTCGTGCTGATTTTGCAATTGACAACAAGCGCGGGAACATTCCCGCTCGAACTGATTCCACGCTCGTTGCAACACTTTAACGCATGGCTTCCGATGACGTATTCGGTTTTCGGATTGAAAGCGGTCATCTCAAGCGGTGATTTCTCGTTTATGTGGGAAAACATCGGCAAGCTGCTTCTATTTGTTGTTGCCATGATGATGGGAACACTCGTTTATTTGACTATCCAACATCGCCGCCAATTTGCCACGGCCGTCGAACAAGCTTCTGAAGCGTAATTGCTTCAGAAGCTTGTTTTTTTCTATCGACCCTTGCCATCGTTATCATTCTTTCATGATTTCTCTCTGATGCAAGGGACAATGATGGAGAACAGTTTTTCATGTTCTTCCTCACATTTCAACTAATGATTCTTGAACGGTGAGACAGGCGTTATGAGCCGCTTCAGCGTTTTTTCGCAAACGGAACGTCGCCCTGCTTCAGGCGATGCAACAGGTGGAGGGCGTGGAGAATGCCAAATATATCAACGCATTCACAACCGCGTTGATATACTGCATAACCAAGTCTCCGACATCGCGGATTTCGATCGGAAACAGGCGGATGATGAGGACAGACACCGCGATGATGAGGAACGAACCGATCAGAGTACCGCCGAACCGCGCCTGCGGATGCCATCGAATTCTCGCCAAGCCGACGATCAACGAACCGATGGCAAACCCCAAAAACGAGCCGTACGCATAATATCCAACATAAAACGTCGGAAACAAAAAGGAAAACAACAACACCAACAAAGCGCCGCCCACATCAACCCCATACGACCGAACCACGTCTTCCCCTCCTTCGTCCCCACAATGTCAGAAAAAACAGATGCCCGTCAAAATCATCGTCCATCTCGCGGCGGATCCCCTATTCATGATATACTCAAAAATCCTTCAAAAAAATGTTCGCTTTTCACCTAATTTTCTCCTTCCCCCTCTACAATACAAACCGTAAGCCAGTCCACTGCCGAAAAAAGGAGGTGACGATGTGAAAAAGGCAAAAACGTTCCTATTCATCGCGCTCGCTGCTCTCGTTGGATGGAGCGCGTTTCATGTTCTGACGCCGCATGAAGTGATGGCGCACGGCCGTCCGGGCGTTCCATTTGCCGGCGTGCACGATGGATTCGGACATCACCATCGAGAGTTCGGCATGGGATCGCGCGAAGGCTGGATGATGGCAGGTTTGTTCATGTGGTGGCTCATTCCGTTTTTGCTCGTGGGCGCGGGGGCGATATGGCTCGCCGCGGCGCGGTCGAAGCGCTGGATCGGTTGGGCGCTTGTCGCTTTAGGCGTTGCTGCGATCTTGCCGAAATGGGTGTTGATTTTGCTTGCACTGGCCGCGGTGTACGCCTCGGGGCGGCGTCAAGCGCGCAAACCGTCCGCTGTTGAGGCGTTGATGCCAGCGGCGCCTTCGGTTTCCACCGATTGGCTCGATGAATGGGAAAAATCAATTCAAAAGGAGGATCAATCAAATGGGTATTTTTCGCCGAATGAAGACGATCGTTCTCGCTGAAGTGAACGAACAAATCGACCGCTGGGAAGACCCCGTCGCCATGACGAAACAATATTTGCGTGAACTTGAAAAGCAGCTCGAACGAGGGCGCCAGGCGCTCGCCCAGCAATGGGTCGCCGAGCGGCGCTATGAGACGCTCATCGCCCAAGCGGAGGCGACGATTGAAAAACGGAGCCGCCAAGCGAAACTGGCGCTCGAGCGCAACGAAGAAGCCGTCGCCAAACTCGCCTTGCGCGACAAGCTGTTGTATGAGAAAAAGCTGGAGGCGTACAAACAACAATACGACGCCATCAAAGCGAAAACGGCGGAAGTCGCCAACCGTCTAAACCAACTGCGCGAGCGGTACGACGAGCTCGCAGCTAAGCAGCTGGAGCTCGCTACCCGCGTTAACGCCGCGCAAGCGTTGAAGCAAATCGACTCGGCGCTCGCCTCCTTTTCCGCCGACGAGGCGCTGCGCGGATTCGCCCGCATGGAAGAGCGCGTCATCGCCTTAGAAGCCGAAGCGTCCGCCGCCCGGTTCGGGACGAATGCTGCGTTGTCCCCCGTGCCGTTTGAGGAAGAAGTGGAACGTGAATTAGCGAAATGGAAGGAAGCCCAAGCCAATAACGCCTAATCCCCTCCCCCTTTGACATAGATGACCCCCTTGCCGGGCAGGCAAGGGGGATGGTGTTTGTTCAGGGAAATGGCACCGCTCCCCACCGTCGCACGGCCTGACTCTCGCTTTCCCCCGTTCGGAAGCAAAATCGTTTCCTTTGTTTTTCCATCGTGGTAAAATCATTAGAGAAACGAAATAATACAGGAGATGACCTCCTATGAACTGGAAGCGAAGCGTCCGCGTTCTTTGGCTGTGCAATTTCATGGTTTCTGCCGGGATGACGATGGTCATTCCCTTTTTGTCGCTCTTTTTATGGCAAATGGGCGTCACTGAGCACCACG
Proteins encoded in this region:
- a CDS encoding TetR/AcrR family transcriptional regulator — encoded protein: MSDKKQQIIDAATQSFSLFGYKATTMDQVAKMANVGKGTIYTFFKSKEELLDHIVSSVISEIKHEADAAMDDRLPFSENVQRALQRIFTFRQEHELTIKLLQEMRDIGTAAVQDVMKRLDREMIAYIREKIEEAMAKGDIRSCDPELTAFFMFKMYIALSIEWEKDHEPLSQQTIAELFDLYLLKGLSP
- a CDS encoding PspA/IM30 family protein: MGIFRRMKTIVLAEVNEQIDRWEDPVAMTKQYLRELEKQLERGRQALAQQWVAERRYETLIAQAEATIEKRSRQAKLALERNEEAVAKLALRDKLLYEKKLEAYKQQYDAIKAKTAEVANRLNQLRERYDELAAKQLELATRVNAAQALKQIDSALASFSADEALRGFARMEERVIALEAEASAARFGTNAALSPVPFEEEVERELAKWKEAQANNA
- a CDS encoding YhgE/Pip domain-containing protein → MHAFQLWLKEWKAILSNRKVLIPVIAVLFIPLLYSGMFLWAFWDPYDHLDELPVAVVNQDKGAVLNGKEIHLGEDLVEKLKENKQFDWHFVTEHEGEKGLKEQKYYMLIQIPDDFSRNATTLQDDHPKKLQLIYKPNEGFNFLSAQIGETAVEKIKNEVANAITETYAESMFDTIQTVADGLTNASDGAAQLHDGLSQAQDGTNRLYDGMKKAQDGTETLYHHLATLAEKSVSFTDGLHQAASGSLQVQTGSEALYNGMKQMTAGQEKLLSGAKQAQQGAANLASGTRRVYEGMQALDARTPQLLQGSEQLSDGAAKLTASLAQWQEGAEQVHTGAAQITSGLKQLGAQLDVLIKTTPQAQQRAVYEQLKEQIMKLSSGSQQVENGLAQLNSGAQSLHSGASSLHEGAQQLHEGHIALDRGVDELLAGQQQLVNGADALANGQEQLVSGMKTMYDKMQEAAQGASQLAHGSGTLSSGLQTLAQGADQLQDGTRQLRDGSQQVAAGTKELTNGTKHLQDGVNQLTDGSKELADKLKEGAEQASDVKANKAVYDMFAQPVNLHKEEINKVPNYGTGFTPYFLSLGLFVGALLLSIVFPLREPAEIPRSPLHWFLAKFGVLIGIGILQALLADVVLLVGLDLHVKSVPLFIVFSIVTSITFLSVIQFLVTVFGDPGRFIAIVVLILQLTTSAGTFPLELIPRSLQHFNAWLPMTYSVFGLKAVISSGDFSFMWENIGKLLLFVVAMMMGTLVYLTIQHRRQFATAVEQASEA